AGGCACGCCGCCAGCGTTCATCCTGAGCCAGGATCAAACTCTCATGTTTGTAATTCGCTGACACTTCTTTCGAAGTTTTTGTTACTTGATCTTTTTGAAATTCTTTAGAATTTCGGGTTGCTTCACTGTTTAGTTATCATTGTGCTTTTTAATTCAGCGAGATTTATAATATCACATCTCTTAATTAATGTCAAGAAGTTTTTTTAACTTTTTTTGTCTTCAACAACGGAGAAGGAGGGATTTGAACCCTCGCGCCGCGCTAACGACCTACTCCCTTTCCAGGGGAGCCCCTTCAGCCTCTTGGGTACTTCTCCAAGTCTGGCTGTTTATTAAAAATGCTATAAACTTTTCAACATTCATCTCTTAAAATAAACCAAAAAAATTTGGTTTGAACGGAGAAGGTGGGATTCGAACCCACGGTCCCTTTCGGAATCACTGGTTTTCAAGACCAGCTCCTTAAGCCACTCGGACACCTCTCCATACATCTGTTATTTAACAGCGCTTTAATAAAATATCATATTATAGGTTAGCTGTCAATACTTTTTCAAGAATTATTTTTTTATAATTTATCTACAGCTTTCATCAGCAGTAGACAAGCGATATCTTATCATTATTTTAATCTTGTGTCAAGATATTTTGTGTTATTTTATTTGTTTTTTTACTAGATTGTTTAATATGGCTTCACCTATTATTAAATCTTCAGGTGTGGTAATCTTAATATTACTGTATTCTCCTTGAATAACTTTAACTGTTTCATTTGTATACTGTTCTACTACCATTGCATCATCGGTTATATTTTTTTTACTTTGTTTTATAAATGCCCTATAAGCTTTTTTGATAATATCTGCCCTAAAACCTTGTGGCGTTTGTATGGCATACAGTTCTTTTCTATCTTCACTAGAAGTTACTTGATGACTTGCATCTACTTTCTTTATTGTGTCTTTTACAGGAACACCTAATATACTTGCTTTGTTTTTTTTCATTTCATTGATTAATGTTCTTATGCTTTTTTCTGTAGTAAAAGGCCTCACACCATCATGAATTAAAACATAATGATTTGGGTCATCCTTTATATGTTCTAAAGCATTGTATACTGAATGATATCTTTCTTCTCCGCCTTCAACTATTTTACTTATTTTCTTTAAATCATAGGTGTTTATTATTTTTTTGTTATAATCCACTTCACCTTTAGGAACAACTAAAATAATCTCATCTATTTCATTACATCTTGAAAATGTCATTAAGGTATAGACAATAATAGGGTGATCTTCTATTTTTAAGTATTGTTTATGAATATGGCTTGCCATTCTTTTACCTTGACCACCTGCCAAAACAATACCTGTTACCTTTTCTACTTTCACGCATTCTACCGCCCTTTCATTAATGTTTTCAATATCTCTTGTATCTCTAAACCCGTAATAAGAATAAGGTCCTTTACAATAAGAATACAAAAAAGAAACTTGCTCCCAAGGATTTAGTATTTACTCTTTCATTGATCCTTCATACCCTTTTTTTAATCGTTATCTTTTGCTATCTTGATTGCTAGACAAACTTTTTTCTTATGTTCATCTTTCATTATATAGTATTTTTTGGTAAAATGTACACATACTAAATTAAAAAAGGAGGTTTTTTATGTTAAGCGATAGATTGTTAAATGAACTAAATGAACAAATTAAATATGAGTTCTTTTCTTCTAACCTTTATTTAGCAATGGCAGGTTACTGTTATTCAATTGATTTAGATGGCTTTGCTAACTTTTTTGTTGTACAAGCTGAGGAAGAAAAATTTCATGCCATGAAACTTTTTGATTTTGTAAACGATATGGATGCTAGAGTCAAAATTTCTGGCTTAGATCAACCTGAAAATGAATACAATGATATCTTAGATGTCTTTGAACAGTCTTTAGAACATGAAAAATTTGTAACCGATAGGATTTATAAATTAATGGATATTGCTCAAGAAGAAAAAGAACATGCTACCATTAGTATGTTAAAATGGTTTGTTGATGAGCAAGTAGAAGAAATGTCTACGTTTAGA
This genomic interval from Natranaerovirga hydrolytica contains the following:
- a CDS encoding ferritin, whose product is MLSDRLLNELNEQIKYEFFSSNLYLAMAGYCYSIDLDGFANFFVVQAEEEKFHAMKLFDFVNDMDARVKISGLDQPENEYNDILDVFEQSLEHEKFVTDRIYKLMDIAQEEKEHATISMLKWFVDEQVEEMSTFRTHLQKLKRAINDSTLLYAMDDEMAQRTFVAPTN
- the ispD gene encoding 2-C-methyl-D-erythritol 4-phosphate cytidylyltransferase is translated as MKVEKVTGIVLAGGQGKRMASHIHKQYLKIEDHPIIVYTLMTFSRCNEIDEIILVVPKGEVDYNKKIINTYDLKKISKIVEGGEERYHSVYNALEHIKDDPNHYVLIHDGVRPFTTEKSIRTLINEMKKNKASILGVPVKDTIKKVDASHQVTSSEDRKELYAIQTPQGFRADIIKKAYRAFIKQSKKNITDDAMVVEQYTNETVKVIQGEYSNIKITTPEDLIIGEAILNNLVKKQIK